In a genomic window of Tripterygium wilfordii isolate XIE 37 chromosome 8, ASM1340144v1, whole genome shotgun sequence:
- the LOC120003958 gene encoding uncharacterized protein LOC120003958 isoform X2: MWRQTSVLNHDSDQSISEEEFDCDSLDNCVSLGVHADTAGCSSAGASDYEGFQLQSRLLKLRGDHGLNLRTLSNLSHEEQKSFPVEDELEMPDFPDESNFIGYSKKDAAMCNSAEEVISHDENNTFPKYSASEKINEVNLCSSRSELQDRSCTWAAASKEAEALIHLNDNAYCAPSYTAKRPSKGVRRKAKPRFSFHFHSMNDGNSLPSIKDENDMSFDLHEVPERSENIEQGTADSPIDEHPEDVPEKGANHLENTSTESETLAHGCMEHSMTDLLHGLQDNAVLVRGNSKMYSRTRGGRIQLVEKRSLLSFKNRIIDSEDQPEPLSSGSSSDNEANQHLKFDVLEMKGQTMTDRFHQALGAASFSCEGALFVAPKTSGIGLFGKLQQVIQSEKDQDADFLKSQVECCLNNEPNCIDVKILSRYLDAKLIVCRCFLAKNIEGCQEQESSNAITNGENKTVVFHPRVCSNVDLEVGNLIRIHPPWKEMQVMATGENIILSTYFYQISV; this comes from the exons ATGTGGCGGCAAACTAGTGTG CTAAATCACGATTCTGATCAGAGCATTTCCG AGGAAGAGTTCGATTGTGATTCGCTCGACAATTGTGTGTCCTTAGGTGTTCATGCCGACACAGCGGGCTGCTCCTCCGCTGGAGCG TCTGACTATGAAGGATTTCAGCTTCAATCACGACTTCTGAAACTGAGAG GTGATCATGGATTGAACTTGAGGACTTTAAGCAATTTGTCCCATGAG GAGCAAAAGAGTTTCCCTGTTGAAGATGAGCTTGAAATGCCTGACTTCCCTGACGAGAGTAACTTTATCGGCTATTCAAAAAAAGATGCTGCTATGTGCAACTCAGCTGAAGAAGTAATTTCACATGATGAG AACAATACATTTCCAAAGTATTCAGCCAGTGAGAAAATCAATGAAGTCAATCTTTGTAGCTCTAGAAGTGAATTGCAAGATAGGTCATGCACGTGGGCTGCTGCAAGTAAAGAAGCTGAGGCACTAATCCATTTGAATGACAATGCTTATTGTGCACCGTCCTACACAGCAAAAAGACCTTCTAAAG GCGTCAGAAGAAAAGCCAAACCCagattttctttccatttccaCTCAATGAATGATGGAAACTCTTTGCCTTCTATAAAAGATGAGAATGACATGTCATTTGATCTTCATGAAGTGCCTGAAAGATCGGAGAACATTGAACAAGGTACTGCAGACAGCCCAATTGATGAGCATCCTGAAGACGTTCCTGAAAAAGGGGCAAACCATTTGGAAAATACGTCAACTGAATCAGAAACTCTTGCACATGGTTGTATGGAGCATTCAATGACTGATCTTTTGCATGGACTTCAGGATAATGCTGTTCTAGTTAGAGGAAATTCTAAAATG TATAGCAGAACAAGAGGAGGAAGGATACAGCTTGTTGAAAAGAGAAGTTTATTGTCATTCAAGAATCGAATCATTGATAGTGAAGACCAACCTGAGCCTCTCAGCAGTGGATCATCAAGTGATAATGAG GCCAATCAACATTTGAAGTTTGATGTCTTGGAGATGAAAGGACAAACCATGACAGATCGATTTCACCAAGCTTTAGGTGCTGCCTCTTTTAGTTGTGAAGGGGCCCTTTTCGTAGCTCCTAAAACATCAGG TATTGGATTATTTGGGAAGTTGCAGCAGGTCATCCAAAGTGAGAAGGATCAAGATGCCGATTTTTTAAAGTCACAAGTGGAGTGTTGCTTAAATA aTGAACCAAACTGCATCGATGTAAAAATCTTATCAAGATACCTAGATGCAAAGTTGATAGTTTGCCGCTGCTTTCTTGCCAAGAATATAGAG GGCTGCCAGGAGCAAGAGAGCTCCAATGCAATCACGAATGGAGAAAATAAGACAGTTGTTTTTCATCCAAGAGTTTGTAGTAATGTCGACCTTGAAGTTGGAAACTTGATTCGTATTCACCCTCCATG GAAGGAGATGCAAGTGATGGCCACTGGCGAGAACATTATATTATCTACATATTTTTACCAAATTTCAGTTTGA
- the LOC120003499 gene encoding plant UBX domain-containing protein 1-like — protein sequence MIAGTSSPLTLKRRRLRTIDPMEAELSKAKFAAVREKFGRDLRVFETSEVSTSPTEVTNGEEPDDYYELTAEDYYRVMAPRKEERFLKTRKLREAEEAAWRARITEAVVRVRFPDNHTLEVTFHPSETIQSLVDLLKNVVTHPELPFYLYTTPPKKQLRDLSQDFYNAGFIPGVIVYFSYDLPTDEYSTVGNLSPFLQEEVISLKGLEMINEQMEPVQSAPEPVTEAPPPVAQERKPTAKKPAKPKWLKM from the exons ATGATTGCGGGTACTTCATCTCCACTGACCTTGAAGAGAAGGAGACTCCGTACAATCGATCCCATGGAGGCTGAGTTATCGAAG GCCAAGTTTGCTGCTGTAAGAGAAAAGTTTGGACGGGATTTGCGTGTGTTTGAAACATCAGAAGTTTCTACATCACCTACTGAAGTTACCAACGGTG AGGAGCCTGATGACTACTATGAGTTAACTGCAGAAGATTACTATCGAGTTATGGCACCCAGAAAAGAAG AGAGGTTTTTAAAGACACGGAAACTTCGAGAAGCTGAAGAGGCAGCCTGGAGAGCAAGAATAACTGAG GCTGTTGTTAGAGTTCGCTTTCCTGATAATCACACATTGGAGGTTACATTTCATCCATCAGAAACAATCCAGAGTCTAGTTGATCTTCTCAAGAATGTGGTTACTCATCCAGAACTGCCATTCTACCTAT ATACTACTCCTCCTAAGAAGCAATTAAGAGACTTATCTCAGGATTTTTACAATGCAGGCTTTATTCCTGGTGTAATTGTGTATTTTTCATATGATCTACCGACAG ATGAGTATTCTACAGTTGGCAATTTGAGTCCATTCCTCCAAGAAGAGGTCATTTCTTTGAAAGGTTTGGAAATGATCAATGAGCAGATGGAGCCTGTACAGTCTGCGCCAGAACCAGTTACAGAAGCTCCACCCCCTGTTGCTCAAGAGCGTAAGCCTACTGCGAAAAAGCCTGCAAAGCCAAAGTGGCTGAAAATGTGA
- the LOC120003957 gene encoding uncharacterized protein LOC120003957 isoform X1, which translates to MGAYFKRKRTHISFKVKKKKTFFTLTLFPSLSTPSPPSWLISTYIDLRQGLGWFNRASRVIDRHLLTRSLLHIAIENKEYAKFCKHGFKFKEELEFCFAGTYATGAYRMTSSSGVIPPQNTTMGQENQNYMDADGLHTWFDDDAYVPEPPLKDLNLDNSPVRVVDAMHDEVFSTATSPPKVQQVTPSHTSGTLGKRSSQMSSSRIPKKRATNKADDIMVELVQAVQSVAGKLNAPSHGSSMGDGGWQSQNEIAFGILKKMRHDMHMSTELFLFAVDLLRDSFNNVFFITCDDELRLPFIERKYAQYQQGTNMGGLESINVDGDDDRQAEREWVGRFVVIVSATVAAMYYYRRRGSYIDRVSCRTSALQGSNWIAEILRGHPARCSQLFRMKKEIFRELCIVLRDNYMLPTTNDIGIPEMVAMFLFTLGQGAGNRLLQECFQHTGETISRLFRQVLHSVYLMSMDLIKPRENQFDTVPARIRNDPKYSPFRNCIGAIDGTHIPAIIPKDERGRFIGRKGFTTQNVMAACDFDMLYIFVLAGWEGSAHDARVFQDAITDESLHFPHPPPGKYYLVDAGYPNRIGYLAPYKGERHHSSQFQNGRQASGPHEVFNHAHSSLRNVIERTFEVTKNRWPILRNMRSYPFPIQVQIVIACMGLHNFIRLRVTDDEEFIDMDEEPSSSEEGPSGDVVVGDSDLRDDHTMTRVRDIIANKLFRKRKRH; encoded by the exons ATGGGGGCTTATTTTAAGCGGAAACGTACGCATATCTCGTTtaaggttaaaaaaaagaaaacttttttcACTCTCACactcttcccttctctctctacaCCTTCACCTCCGAGCTGGCTAATATCCACATACATCGACCTTCGTCAGGGCTTAGGTTGGTTCAATCGAGCTTCCCGCGTGATCGATCGCCATCTTCTGACCCGATCTTTGCTCCACATAGCGATT GAGAACAAGGAGTATGCAAAGTTTTGCAAACATGGGTTCAAATTCAAAGAAGAACTTGAGTTTTGTTTTGCAGGTACTTATGCTACTGGTGCATATCGAATGACATCTTCAAGTGGTGTGATACCTCCTCAAAATACAACAATGGGGCAGGAAAATCAGAACTATATGGATGCAGATGGTTTGCATACGTGGTTTGATGATGATGCCTATGTGCCCGAGCCACCCTTGAAGGACCTAAACCTTGATAACAGCCCAGTAAGAGTGGTGGATGCAATGCATGATGAGGTTTTCTCTACAGCTACTTCCCCACCAAAAGTTCAGCAAGTGACTCCATCACATACAAGTGGTACTTTGGGGAAAAGGTCATCTCAGATGAGTAGTAGTAGGATTCCCAAGAAGCGAGCTACTAACAAGGCGGATGATATAATGGTTGAGCTGGTACAAGCTGTTCAAAGCGTGGCTGGGAAATTAAATGCACCTTCACATGGGTCTAGTATGGGAGATGGTGGATGGCAAAGCCAGAATGAAATCGCTTTTGGAATTCTGAAGAAAATGAGACATGATATGCACATGAGTACAGAGTTGTTCTTATTTGCAGTGGATCTGTTACGGGACAGCTTTAACAACGTATTCTTTATCACATGTGATGATGAACTGCGATTGCCATTTATAGAGAGGAAGTACGCTCAATATCAGCAAGGGACAAACATGGGCG GACTGGAATCTATTAACgtggatggtgatgatgatagaCAAGCAGAACGTGAATGGGTAGGGCGGTTTGTAGTCATTGTGAGTGCAACAGTAGCTGCCATGTACTATTACAGACGGCGTGGATCATATATTGATAGGGTTTCATGTAGGACTTCAGCTTTACAGGGTTCTAATTGGATAGCAGAAATTTTGAGAGGACACCCAGCTAGATGTTCTCAACTTTTCAggatgaagaaagaaattttcAGAGAGCTATGCATAGTGCTAAGGGACAATTATATGTTACCTACAACGAACGATATTGGAATACCGGAAATGGTTGCTATGTTCCTCTTCACTCTGGGGCAAGGTGCTGGTAATAGACTATTGCAAGAATGCTTTCAGCATACAGGCGAAACCATTAGCCGGCTTTTCAGGCAGGTTTTGCATAGTGTCTACCTAATGTCAATGGACCTTATAAAACCGAGGGAGAACCAATTTGATACAGTACCGGCTAGGATTAGGAATGACCCCAAGTATAGTCCATTTAGGAACTGTATTGGTGCTATTGATGGTACTCATATTCCAGCTATTATCCCCAAGGATGAGAGAGGTCGGTTCATAGGGAGGAAAGGATTCACTACACAAAATGTGATGGCTGCGTGCGACTTTGACATGTTGTACATTTTTGTCTTGGCTGGGTGGGAGGGATCTGCACACGATGCACGTGTATTTCAGGATGCAATTACAGATGAATCGTTACACTTTCCACATCCACCTCCCG GAAAGTATTATCTAGTCGATGCGGGATATCCTAATAGGATCGGTTATCTTGCCCCATATAAAGGTGAAAGACATCATTCATCTCAATTTCAAAATGGACGCCAAGCATCGGGACCTCATGAGGTATTCAACCATGCACACTCATCTCTTCGAAATGTGATAGAAAGAACTTTTGAGGTGACAAAGAATAGGTGGCCGATACTGAGAAATATGCGTTCCTATCCGTTCCCGATTCAAGTACAAATTGTGATAGCGTGCATGGGGCTTCACAATTTTATTCGATTAAGGGTGACAGATGATGAGGAGTTCATAGACATGGACGAAGAACCAAGTAGTTCTGAAGAAGGTCCTAGTGGCGATGTTGTTGTAGGGGATTCGGATTTGCGTGATGACCATACAATGACGCGTGTTCGGGATATTATTGCAAACAAACTTTTCCGTAAAAGGAAGCGTCATTGA
- the LOC120003959 gene encoding autophagy-related protein 18a-like, translating into METLSAFSSPPWPNPNPNSNPNFLSSRHPDDEQSEPQSDALDAISSWSLDPQEHTDYPVSNSNSGPAPSPIPNHNFNSTLSSSPESVSVSPWAPLSLYHLSFNQDFGCFATGTDRGFRIYNCDPFREIFRRDFDRGGGIGVVEMLFRCNILALVGGGPDPQYPPSKVMIWDDHQSRCIGELSFRSDVRSVKLRRDRIIAVLEQKIFVYNFADLKLLHQIETIANPKGLCEVSQVAGSLVLVCPGLQKGQVRVEHYASKRTKFIMAHDSRIACFALSQDGQLLATASTKGTLVRIFNTADGTLLQEVRRGADRAEIYSLALSSSAQWLAVSSDKGTVHIFSLKVNSGSVVIDKPRGSSDPNHSASSPSSSLSFFKGVLPKYFNSEWSVAQFRLLEGLQYMVAFGHQKNTVVILGMDGSFYRCQFDPVNGGEMTQLEYHNFLKPEAPF; encoded by the exons ATGGAGACCCTCTCCGCCTTCTCTTCTCCTCCATGGCCGAACCCCAATCCCAATTCTAACCCTAATTTTCTCTCTTCCCGCCATCCGGATGACGAGCAATCGGAGCCCCAATCCGATGCCCTTGATGCTATTTCCTCATGGAGTCTCGATCCTCAAGAACACACGGATTATCCGGTCTCTAACTCTAATTCTGGCCCTGCTCCTTCCCCTATACCTAATCACAATTTCAATTCCACTCTCTCCTCCTCGCCGGAGTCTGTGTCTGTCTCACCTTGGGCGCCGCTATCTCTTTACCATCTCTCGTTTAATCAAGATTTTGGGTGCTTTGCTACTGGCACAGACCGTGGTTTCAGGATCTATAATTGCGACCCCTTCCGAGAGATCTTTCGCCGCGATTTCGATCGTGGCGGTGGTATTGGAGTTGTTGAGATGCTTTTCCGGTGCAATATTTTGGCGCTTGTTGGTGGTGGTCCGGACCCTCAGTATCCTCCGAGTAAGGTCATGATTTGGGACGATCACCAGAGCCGATGTATTGGGGAATTGTCATTTCGTTCTGACGTTCGATCGGTGAAGCTCCGGCGGGACCGAATTATTGCAGTCTTGGAGCAGAAGATATTTGTTTACAATTTCGCGGATTTGAAGCTCTTGCATCAGATTGAGACTATCGCGAATCCCAAGGGGCTATGTGAGGTCTCACAGGTGGCCGGGTCGTTGGTGCTGGTGTGTCCTGGTTTGCAGAAGGGGCAGGTGAGGGTGGAGCATTACGCATCTAAGCGAACTAAGTTTATTATGGCGCACGATTCCAGGATTGCCTGTTTTGCTCTCTCCCAAGATGGGCAGTTGCTTGCAACAGCTAGTACCAAGGGGACTCTTGTTCGGATATTCAATACTGCGGATGGGACCCTTTTACAAGAG GTACGGAGGGGTGCAGATAGAGCTGAGATTTATAGTTTGGCTCTCTCTTCAAGTGCCCAGTGGCTCGCAGTTTCAAGTGATAAGGGCACTGTCCATATTTTTAGCCTCAAGGTCAATTCAGGATCCGTAGTGATTGACAAGCCACGAGGTTCATCGGATCCAAATCATTCTGCATCGTCACCATCCTCATCTCTATCTTTCTTTAAAG GAGTTTTGCCCAAGTATTTCAACTCTGAGTGGTCTGTGGCTCAGTTCCGCTTGCTTGAAGGTTTGCAGTATATGGTTGCTTTTGGTCATCAGAAGAATACAGTGGTAATTCTAGGCATGGATGGAAG TTTCTATCGCTGCCAATTTGACCCAGTGAACGGAGGGGAGATGACTCAGTTGGAGTATCACAACTTTCTGAAACCAGAAGCGCCCTTCTGA
- the LOC120004474 gene encoding nuclear transcription factor Y subunit B-5-like, protein MVDNIGSNSSDKAARINYNFGGATTSSGGSADHEHHYGSSSSSLLIKEQDRLLPIANVGRIMKQILPPNAKISKEAKETMQECVSEFISFVTGEASDKCQKEKRKTVNGDDVCWALATLGFDDYAEPLKRYLNKYREFEGERSNQNKEMGMNNNYEEETDE, encoded by the coding sequence ATGGTTGATAACATAGGCAGTAATTCATCAGACAAAGCAGCCCGGATCAACTACAACTTCGGCGGAGCAACCACCTCCTCCGGTGGCTCAGCTGATCATGAACACCACTAtggatcatcatcatcgtcactACTCATCAAGGAACAAGACAGGTTACTTCCAATCGCCAACGTTGGACGGATCATGAAGCAGATTCTGCCCCCAAATGCTAAAATATCAAAGGAAGCTAAAGAGACCATGCAAGAATGTGTGTCTGAGTTCATAAGCTTTGTCACCGGAGAGGCATCTGATAAGTGTCAGAAGGAGAAGCGAAAGACTGTCAACGGCGACGACGTTTGTTGGGCGCTGGCGACGCTTGGATTCGACGATTATGCTGAGCCATTGAAGAGGTATTTGAACAAGTATAGGGAGTTTGAAGGGGAGAGATCAAATCAAAACAAGGAGATGGGGATGAACAATAACTATGAAGAAGAGACGGATGAGTAA
- the LOC120003958 gene encoding uncharacterized protein LOC120003958 isoform X1: MWRQTSVLNHDSDQSISEEEFDCDSLDNCVSLGVHADTAGCSSAGAVRPSDYEGFQLQSRLLKLRGDHGLNLRTLSNLSHEEQKSFPVEDELEMPDFPDESNFIGYSKKDAAMCNSAEEVISHDENNTFPKYSASEKINEVNLCSSRSELQDRSCTWAAASKEAEALIHLNDNAYCAPSYTAKRPSKGVRRKAKPRFSFHFHSMNDGNSLPSIKDENDMSFDLHEVPERSENIEQGTADSPIDEHPEDVPEKGANHLENTSTESETLAHGCMEHSMTDLLHGLQDNAVLVRGNSKMYSRTRGGRIQLVEKRSLLSFKNRIIDSEDQPEPLSSGSSSDNEANQHLKFDVLEMKGQTMTDRFHQALGAASFSCEGALFVAPKTSGIGLFGKLQQVIQSEKDQDADFLKSQVECCLNNEPNCIDVKILSRYLDAKLIVCRCFLAKNIEGCQEQESSNAITNGENKTVVFHPRVCSNVDLEVGNLIRIHPPWKEMQVMATGENIILSTYFYQISV; this comes from the exons ATGTGGCGGCAAACTAGTGTG CTAAATCACGATTCTGATCAGAGCATTTCCG AGGAAGAGTTCGATTGTGATTCGCTCGACAATTGTGTGTCCTTAGGTGTTCATGCCGACACAGCGGGCTGCTCCTCCGCTGGAGCGGTTCGTCCC TCTGACTATGAAGGATTTCAGCTTCAATCACGACTTCTGAAACTGAGAG GTGATCATGGATTGAACTTGAGGACTTTAAGCAATTTGTCCCATGAG GAGCAAAAGAGTTTCCCTGTTGAAGATGAGCTTGAAATGCCTGACTTCCCTGACGAGAGTAACTTTATCGGCTATTCAAAAAAAGATGCTGCTATGTGCAACTCAGCTGAAGAAGTAATTTCACATGATGAG AACAATACATTTCCAAAGTATTCAGCCAGTGAGAAAATCAATGAAGTCAATCTTTGTAGCTCTAGAAGTGAATTGCAAGATAGGTCATGCACGTGGGCTGCTGCAAGTAAAGAAGCTGAGGCACTAATCCATTTGAATGACAATGCTTATTGTGCACCGTCCTACACAGCAAAAAGACCTTCTAAAG GCGTCAGAAGAAAAGCCAAACCCagattttctttccatttccaCTCAATGAATGATGGAAACTCTTTGCCTTCTATAAAAGATGAGAATGACATGTCATTTGATCTTCATGAAGTGCCTGAAAGATCGGAGAACATTGAACAAGGTACTGCAGACAGCCCAATTGATGAGCATCCTGAAGACGTTCCTGAAAAAGGGGCAAACCATTTGGAAAATACGTCAACTGAATCAGAAACTCTTGCACATGGTTGTATGGAGCATTCAATGACTGATCTTTTGCATGGACTTCAGGATAATGCTGTTCTAGTTAGAGGAAATTCTAAAATG TATAGCAGAACAAGAGGAGGAAGGATACAGCTTGTTGAAAAGAGAAGTTTATTGTCATTCAAGAATCGAATCATTGATAGTGAAGACCAACCTGAGCCTCTCAGCAGTGGATCATCAAGTGATAATGAG GCCAATCAACATTTGAAGTTTGATGTCTTGGAGATGAAAGGACAAACCATGACAGATCGATTTCACCAAGCTTTAGGTGCTGCCTCTTTTAGTTGTGAAGGGGCCCTTTTCGTAGCTCCTAAAACATCAGG TATTGGATTATTTGGGAAGTTGCAGCAGGTCATCCAAAGTGAGAAGGATCAAGATGCCGATTTTTTAAAGTCACAAGTGGAGTGTTGCTTAAATA aTGAACCAAACTGCATCGATGTAAAAATCTTATCAAGATACCTAGATGCAAAGTTGATAGTTTGCCGCTGCTTTCTTGCCAAGAATATAGAG GGCTGCCAGGAGCAAGAGAGCTCCAATGCAATCACGAATGGAGAAAATAAGACAGTTGTTTTTCATCCAAGAGTTTGTAGTAATGTCGACCTTGAAGTTGGAAACTTGATTCGTATTCACCCTCCATG GAAGGAGATGCAAGTGATGGCCACTGGCGAGAACATTATATTATCTACATATTTTTACCAAATTTCAGTTTGA
- the LOC120003957 gene encoding uncharacterized protein LOC120003957 isoform X2, whose translation MGAYFKRKRTHISFKVKKKKTFFTLTLFPSLSTPSPPSWLISTYIDLRQGLGWFNRASRVIDRHLLTRSLLHIAIENKEYAKFCKHGFKFKEELEFCFAGTYATGAYRMTSSSGVIPPQNTTMGQENQNYMDADGLHTWFDDDAYVPEPPLKDLNLDNSPVRVVDAMHDEVFSTATSPPKVQQVTPSHTSGTLGKRSSQMSSSRIPKKRATNKADDIMVELVQAVQSVAGKLNAPSHGSSMGDGGWQSQNEIAFGILKKMRHDMHMSTELFLFAVDLLRDSFNNVFFITCDDELRLPFIERKYAQYQQGTNMGGLESINVDGDDDRQAEREWVGRFVVIVSATVAAMYYYRRRGSYIDRVSCRTSALQGSNWIAEILRGHPARCSQLFRMKKEIFRELCIVLRDNYMLPTTNDIGIPEMVAMFLFTLGQGAGNRLLQECFQHTGETISRLFRQVLHSVYLMSMDLIKPRENQFDTVPARIRNDPKYSPFRNCIGAIDGTHIPAIIPKDERGRFIGRKGFTTQNVMAACDFDMLYIFVLAGWEGSAHDARVFQDAITDESLHFPHPPPVLSSRCGIS comes from the exons ATGGGGGCTTATTTTAAGCGGAAACGTACGCATATCTCGTTtaaggttaaaaaaaagaaaacttttttcACTCTCACactcttcccttctctctctacaCCTTCACCTCCGAGCTGGCTAATATCCACATACATCGACCTTCGTCAGGGCTTAGGTTGGTTCAATCGAGCTTCCCGCGTGATCGATCGCCATCTTCTGACCCGATCTTTGCTCCACATAGCGATT GAGAACAAGGAGTATGCAAAGTTTTGCAAACATGGGTTCAAATTCAAAGAAGAACTTGAGTTTTGTTTTGCAGGTACTTATGCTACTGGTGCATATCGAATGACATCTTCAAGTGGTGTGATACCTCCTCAAAATACAACAATGGGGCAGGAAAATCAGAACTATATGGATGCAGATGGTTTGCATACGTGGTTTGATGATGATGCCTATGTGCCCGAGCCACCCTTGAAGGACCTAAACCTTGATAACAGCCCAGTAAGAGTGGTGGATGCAATGCATGATGAGGTTTTCTCTACAGCTACTTCCCCACCAAAAGTTCAGCAAGTGACTCCATCACATACAAGTGGTACTTTGGGGAAAAGGTCATCTCAGATGAGTAGTAGTAGGATTCCCAAGAAGCGAGCTACTAACAAGGCGGATGATATAATGGTTGAGCTGGTACAAGCTGTTCAAAGCGTGGCTGGGAAATTAAATGCACCTTCACATGGGTCTAGTATGGGAGATGGTGGATGGCAAAGCCAGAATGAAATCGCTTTTGGAATTCTGAAGAAAATGAGACATGATATGCACATGAGTACAGAGTTGTTCTTATTTGCAGTGGATCTGTTACGGGACAGCTTTAACAACGTATTCTTTATCACATGTGATGATGAACTGCGATTGCCATTTATAGAGAGGAAGTACGCTCAATATCAGCAAGGGACAAACATGGGCG GACTGGAATCTATTAACgtggatggtgatgatgatagaCAAGCAGAACGTGAATGGGTAGGGCGGTTTGTAGTCATTGTGAGTGCAACAGTAGCTGCCATGTACTATTACAGACGGCGTGGATCATATATTGATAGGGTTTCATGTAGGACTTCAGCTTTACAGGGTTCTAATTGGATAGCAGAAATTTTGAGAGGACACCCAGCTAGATGTTCTCAACTTTTCAggatgaagaaagaaattttcAGAGAGCTATGCATAGTGCTAAGGGACAATTATATGTTACCTACAACGAACGATATTGGAATACCGGAAATGGTTGCTATGTTCCTCTTCACTCTGGGGCAAGGTGCTGGTAATAGACTATTGCAAGAATGCTTTCAGCATACAGGCGAAACCATTAGCCGGCTTTTCAGGCAGGTTTTGCATAGTGTCTACCTAATGTCAATGGACCTTATAAAACCGAGGGAGAACCAATTTGATACAGTACCGGCTAGGATTAGGAATGACCCCAAGTATAGTCCATTTAGGAACTGTATTGGTGCTATTGATGGTACTCATATTCCAGCTATTATCCCCAAGGATGAGAGAGGTCGGTTCATAGGGAGGAAAGGATTCACTACACAAAATGTGATGGCTGCGTGCGACTTTGACATGTTGTACATTTTTGTCTTGGCTGGGTGGGAGGGATCTGCACACGATGCACGTGTATTTCAGGATGCAATTACAGATGAATCGTTACACTTTCCACATCCACCTCCCG TATTATCTAGTCGATGCGGGATATCCTAA